The proteins below come from a single Roseiflexus sp. RS-1 genomic window:
- a CDS encoding putative baseplate assembly protein produces MPLPTPNLDDRHFQDIVDEAKRLIPRFCPEWTDHNVSDPGVALIELFAWMTDLLLYRVNQVPDKVYITLLNLIGIQLEPPQSAVAPVTFYLSAPQETAITIPADTEVATVRTETSPAVIFTTETDLTIHPAMVVDDKVYTRQVERPNMPANWRANELRQLLLPNGRIAMFAPNPLPHDAFYIPLRHNHGNHVLALVVDCDVARGAGVDPTNPPLVWEVWQGGVARWSPCEVEFDGTGGFNMPGEIVLHLPPMAPDTIQGVTAHWLRCRLTDAQADTPENRHNRYKVSPELLDFRVESRGGTVNARHAVTVRNEVIGRSDGTPGQEFQLLNRPVLSRDPQRDILIVDPPLPGRLREWVEVPDFAASGPDDQHYTLDSLSGTVSFGPALLQPDGAVRNFGSVPPHGSVITMTRYQYGGGVVGNVQANTLTTLKTSIPYVSRVTNRRAAEGGRDPQGLDDARVRAPQILRTRTRAVTADDYEHLAREVVGVARACCIAPGAQPGSPADPRPGQVLVCILPQTDNPVGRIPPEALTLSAELRARVLEYLDRRRPLGIALDVRPVQYLWVSVEVRLRVPARSDQALIRAVQQDAEETLYRYLNPYVGGPQGDGWPFGRDLHVSEIYALMQRLPQIEFVEEVQIGLTEPGSTAKPQVVSPRLDVPRHALICSWQHRVSVSAS; encoded by the coding sequence ATGCCGCTGCCAACACCCAACCTCGACGACCGTCACTTTCAGGACATCGTCGATGAAGCCAAACGTCTGATTCCGCGCTTCTGCCCGGAATGGACTGATCATAACGTCAGCGATCCGGGCGTGGCGCTGATCGAGTTGTTCGCCTGGATGACCGATCTGCTGCTCTATCGGGTCAATCAGGTGCCCGATAAGGTGTATATCACGCTGCTCAACCTGATCGGCATTCAACTGGAACCGCCGCAGTCGGCGGTCGCCCCGGTGACGTTCTACCTGTCGGCGCCGCAGGAGACGGCGATCACGATTCCTGCGGATACCGAGGTGGCGACGGTGCGCACCGAAACCAGCCCGGCGGTGATTTTTACCACCGAGACCGATCTGACGATCCATCCGGCGATGGTGGTTGACGATAAGGTATATACGCGTCAGGTGGAGCGCCCGAATATGCCCGCAAACTGGCGCGCAAATGAGTTGCGTCAGTTGCTGTTGCCCAACGGACGCATCGCCATGTTTGCGCCCAACCCGCTGCCGCACGACGCTTTCTACATTCCGCTGCGCCATAACCACGGCAACCACGTCCTGGCGCTGGTGGTCGATTGTGATGTGGCGCGCGGGGCAGGCGTCGATCCGACCAATCCGCCGCTGGTGTGGGAAGTGTGGCAGGGTGGAGTGGCGCGCTGGTCGCCGTGTGAGGTGGAGTTCGATGGGACAGGCGGGTTCAACATGCCCGGCGAAATTGTGCTGCACCTGCCGCCGATGGCGCCCGACACCATTCAGGGGGTGACAGCTCACTGGTTGCGTTGCCGCCTGACCGATGCACAGGCGGATACGCCCGAAAATCGGCATAATCGCTACAAAGTCTCGCCCGAACTTCTGGATTTCCGGGTCGAGTCGCGCGGCGGAACGGTCAATGCTCGCCACGCAGTGACGGTGCGCAATGAGGTGATCGGGCGCAGCGACGGCACGCCTGGTCAGGAGTTTCAGTTGCTCAACAGACCTGTGCTGTCGCGTGATCCGCAGCGTGATATCCTGATCGTCGATCCGCCGCTGCCGGGGCGCCTGCGGGAGTGGGTCGAAGTTCCCGACTTTGCTGCATCTGGTCCTGATGATCAGCATTATACACTCGATAGTCTGAGCGGTACAGTCAGTTTTGGTCCGGCGCTCCTTCAGCCCGATGGGGCGGTGCGTAACTTTGGCAGTGTGCCGCCGCACGGGAGCGTCATAACAATGACGCGCTACCAGTATGGCGGCGGCGTAGTCGGCAATGTGCAGGCGAATACATTGACGACGCTCAAGACCTCGATCCCGTATGTGTCGCGGGTGACCAACCGCCGCGCCGCCGAGGGCGGGCGTGATCCGCAGGGTCTTGATGATGCGCGCGTCCGCGCACCGCAAATTCTGCGCACCCGCACCCGCGCGGTGACCGCCGATGATTACGAGCATCTGGCGCGCGAGGTGGTCGGTGTGGCGCGGGCGTGCTGTATCGCCCCCGGCGCGCAACCGGGCAGTCCGGCGGATCCGCGCCCCGGGCAGGTGCTGGTGTGCATTCTGCCGCAGACCGATAATCCCGTCGGGCGTATTCCGCCCGAAGCGCTCACCCTCTCCGCCGAACTGCGCGCCCGGGTGCTTGAGTATCTGGATCGGCGCCGCCCGCTCGGGATTGCGCTCGATGTCCGCCCGGTCCAGTATCTCTGGGTGAGTGTCGAGGTGCGATTGCGCGTGCCTGCCCGGAGCGATCAGGCGCTGATCCGCGCTGTGCAGCAGGATGCGGAGGAGACGCTCTACCGGTATCTCAATCCGTATGTTGGCGGACCGCAGGGGGATGGTTGGCCCTTTGGTCGTGATCTGCACGTGTCGGAGATCTACGCCCTGATGCAACGCCTGCCACAGATCGAGTTTGTTGAAGAAGTGCAGATTGGTCTGACCGAACCGGGCAGCACTGCCAAACCGCAGGTAGTATCGCCGCGCCTCGATGTGCCGCGCCACGCGCTGATCTGTTCCTGGCAGCATCGCGTGTCGGTCAGCGCGTCGTAA
- a CDS encoding FHA domain-containing protein — MEPDFGRLIIRSADGERVVTLRQPQYTIGRNPARDLHLDSPVVSNMHGRIEAGPQGAQLIDLGSTNGTFIGERRLPPNQPYPLVPGEEVRIGPFLLIYVPPGVTYPPEEVALPVAEAPEPLPIVVERPSAAEALFDEAAAGEEGAGGESAAAVETPEAPGAPPAPPEAPVFVAQEFPERMPVRYTAPPDGLDSRYLRYLPAIFQENEFLGRYLRIFETIWEPLEWRQNHINLYFDPRTCPPSFLPWLAGWLDLAINPYWPESRIRRLIAEAADLYRWRGTAYGLKRLIEVVTGLTPTITEHPAQPFVFHVSLVIPPGSDVDAILIDDLVRTHKPAHAGYILDIRHG; from the coding sequence GTGGAACCCGATTTTGGCAGACTGATCATTCGCTCCGCCGATGGCGAACGTGTTGTGACGCTGCGCCAGCCACAGTACACCATCGGGCGCAATCCGGCGCGCGATCTGCACCTCGACTCGCCGGTCGTGTCGAATATGCACGGTCGGATCGAGGCGGGACCGCAGGGCGCGCAACTGATCGATCTCGGCAGCACGAATGGGACCTTCATCGGTGAGCGTCGCCTGCCGCCGAATCAGCCGTACCCGCTGGTTCCCGGCGAGGAAGTGCGGATCGGACCGTTTCTTCTGATCTATGTCCCGCCTGGCGTGACGTATCCGCCTGAAGAAGTCGCGCTGCCGGTCGCGGAAGCGCCTGAACCGCTTCCCATCGTTGTGGAGCGACCGTCCGCAGCCGAAGCGCTGTTTGATGAAGCGGCGGCAGGCGAGGAAGGCGCCGGCGGCGAATCTGCGGCAGCAGTGGAGACGCCTGAAGCGCCAGGTGCGCCGCCAGCGCCGCCCGAAGCGCCGGTCTTTGTGGCGCAGGAGTTCCCCGAACGCATGCCGGTGCGCTATACCGCGCCGCCCGATGGGCTCGACAGTCGCTACCTGCGCTACCTGCCAGCGATCTTTCAGGAAAACGAGTTCCTGGGGCGCTACCTGCGCATCTTCGAGACGATCTGGGAGCCGCTGGAGTGGCGCCAGAACCATATCAACCTGTATTTCGACCCACGCACCTGTCCGCCGTCGTTTCTGCCCTGGCTGGCAGGATGGCTCGATCTGGCGATCAATCCCTACTGGCCCGAATCGCGTATTCGCCGCCTGATTGCGGAAGCGGCCGATCTCTACCGCTGGCGCGGCACTGCCTACGGTCTCAAGCGACTGATCGAGGTGGTGACCGGTCTGACGCCGACGATCACGGAACATCCGGCGCAACCGTTCGTTTTTCACGTGTCGCTCGTTATTCCACCGGGGAGTGATGTCGATGCGATCCTGATCGATGATCTGGTGCGCACCCACAAACCGGCGCACGCCGGGTATATCCTGGATATTCGCCATGGATGA